The sequence below is a genomic window from Pygocentrus nattereri isolate fPygNat1 chromosome 16, fPygNat1.pri, whole genome shotgun sequence.
TGCTGTGgactgtttaaataaaatggaaTTCCTTTGGCCACAAACCCTTAAGGTATATTCAGAggaaaaaggagcagcatttgatgaaaggaacaccttgcCAATTGTAAAGTATGGAGGTAGATCTATTGCGCGTTGGggttgtgtggcagccagtggAATAGGAAAGTTTACACAGGTAGATGAAGCACAGTCAGtcatgaaacaaaataaaaaaaaaagaggctggCTTCTACAAGAGGACCAACACCACCCCCTGAACTGaattaattataaaaatgatgtgagaaggtaaaaacatcgTAAACATTAAAGTTATCACTCGTATGAGTAACATTAGCGGTCTAGCTTGTAGCTAGTGATACACTCTTTCTTGGGGGCATCTGCGTCTTTCCACTACTTAGAAGTTGGAATGTGCGAAAATGATGCAATTCCGAGCTccgacaggtcgccagtccatcgcaggacagacagacagacagtcactcacacactcacacctaggggcaatttagcatgtccaattggcctgactgcatgtctttggactgtgggaggaaaccggagaacccggaggaaagccacgcagacacggggagaacatgcaaactccacacagcgaggaccccggtcacccggccggggaatcgaacccaggccctcctcactgtgaggcgacagcgctacccaccacgccaccgtgccgcccgcaGATCCTCTATCTAACTAAATCTGTTTATTGATACATGCAGTTCACGGTTCTTgatgatatccatgatatgctcagaaaagtggaATTTACCACAAAACCATAACATTTCCCACTCCTATAACACACGTGTGTTATACTCCGTATTAAGTCACTTGCTCCCTTACATGGACTGCCATGGTCAGGAAGTCCTCTCCAGCCATGGCCACAATGTCCCTGAGCCTGAAGATCGGACAGTCTGGATCCGTCACATTGTTGAAAATGCACTGGGACAGGTAGGTGCTGTTTATGTGGGGCAGGATGTTCCgtctgcattaaaaaaaaaaaaccatgtaAAATAAATAGCGGCACCTCTGCTGAATGTCAGATTTTAGAACATTGTTAGCATTAAGGGCTCACTTGTTGAAGTTGAATTTGGGGTAGCGGATGCTGTTCTTTATCAGAACCGTGAAGTTTTCTGCTTCAGCCAACATTGGAGGACTGAAGGGGGCAGAAACCAAAGACATGAGACTGTAAAGAGTTTTATACCTTCCAACGTACATTGCAGCAGGGTTCAGAGACACCGTTAAAGTAATGgtttcaaattatatatatttataatgtgTGTAAGCAACACGTATGCTATATGTCCAAAGGTCTGTGCACACCCTTTCTtgttagtgaattcagctgtattaaggtgcacccactgctgaTACACGagttcaaatacacacacagcttgtataaacaccatagaaaagcattgaccaataAAATGAGACACACTGAAGCAGTCACACATGAGGCTAAAGTCATCCTACTATTGCCCATTGTGAgccagaggggtataaagcccccctaACACTGGGCAGTGGAGCAgcggaactgtgttctctggagtgaagggGCTCCATCCAGTCGTCcctttaggatgagttggagtgaacCAGAACTAACCATACAACAtaagtacctgacctcacttcagctgtggctgaatgcaatcaaatcttcacagcaatgttctaacaccTAGTGTAAAGCTTGTCCTGAAGAGTAGAATCTGTAACTGCAGCAAAAAGGAGGGAAAAactctttttaaatatttttaagtttgaaaaacactggatgtgcaggtgtccacaaacgtTTGGCCATACAGCATATGATCAACTGATGTGCATACTCAGGAGGTTCGCCACTTTTCTCCAGAGGACACCAGGCCAACACCTCACACGTCTTATTCGTCTCTGAAAAATTCACACATCTGCCCGTCCGCACGCCTGGAAGATAGAAGGATCAGTGTGTCACAGACTGAAAAACTAATAGGAATTACAAGGAAACTCCCAGTAAGCAGTCAGGCCTGGAACGCACCACCGAGGCGGCTGTCATGGAAGCCCTTCTTGCAGTCGTGGTCTGAAGAACATGAGGATTCAGGTCCAGGATTCTGCACAACCACATACGGGGAACAACCACATTAGTGCAGGACACATTAGAATCACATCGGTTTACAGCTGTAAAGGGCGATCTGCAGCAAATGTGTGCTGAACTGTGTGAAATCACTGGGAATGCTGAGGGAGCCAGAGGCCTCGCAAGGGTCGCCATGCGTCCTGAATTCCTGCCAGAGAGGAAATGGGGAAACTTGCCAAGTCAAAGAGCAAGCATTCATTAGGCCGACCTCCACTCTGTTGGAAGGTCAGTGTATGCGTGTCAGACATTTCAGAATGTTTTGTAACATGGATCGTCAGTAaatgatctactattgtcatcatatcgtCAGCAGTATAATGCTGATTTGAGTCCTGAACatcgagctggaccttctttttgagcctgtgcgtgTGATGGTAATACATCAACATCTGTTGATAtgaaaatatgtacaaaaaGCAGCATGAtaaattatttacaggattacccacctcgttcaatcagatagagaTTGTATTCCAAACGGCCTCAACCCAACTAGTACATTCTGATTGTGGTGTAGACATAGACATATGCTATTCCGACCGGGGCGTATGCACAAGTGTATGCACGGGCGTATGCTATTCCGACCGGGGCGTATGCACAAGTGTATGCACGGGCGTATGCTATTCCGACAGGGGCATGTGCACGGGCGTATGCTATTCCGACCGGGGCATGTGCACGGGCGTATGCTATTCCGACCGGGGCGTATGCACAAGTGTATGCACGGGCGTATGCTATTCCGACCGGGGCATGTGCACGGGCGTATGCTATTCCGACCGGGGCATGTGCACGGGCGTATGCTATTCCGACCGGGGCGTATGCACAAGTGTATGCACGGGCGTATGCTATTCCGACCGGGGCATGTGCACGGGCGTATGCTATTCCGACCGGGGCATGTGCACGGGCGTATGCTATTCCGACCGGGGCATGTGCAGGGGCGTATGCTATTCCGACCGGGGCATGTGCAGGGGCGTATGCTATTCCGACCGGGGCATGTGCACGGGCGTATGCTATTCCGACCGGGGCGTATGCACAAGTGTATGCACGGGCGTATGCTATTCCGACCGGGGCATGTGCACGGGCGTATGCTATTCCGACCGGGGCATGTGCACGGGCGTATGCTATTCCGACCGGGGCATGTGCACGGACCTATGCTATTCCGACTGAGGCGTATACATGAATGTATACTATTCCAATTGAGCCATTAGTCAGATTGAAtgatcaggctgcatgtaaacgtagcTATTGTGAGTTTAATGCAGTGAGTCCAGTGAGGAAGCTAACCTACCTCAGCACAGCGGGACGCCGTTTGGTTTGGAGTGATGTTCAGGTTTGTGAGCACGAAGAACGAGTTCTCCTCCTATAATGAGAACATGTATACAGTTAATGTACAGCTGTGTTACAGGGGAATTTCACAGAAAGTAGTTTGACaagaaatgattcattgtaaaGACTtctatacagtggtggtgataggaaccaggggtcaccatgacaaccAAAACAATCAGTGAACCAATGCATGTCAAACtttttgtgtaatgttgatgaaggtaaaataagcaaatctgaaaaaataagttttaattAGGGACTTTTCGCCTAATAATAATGGCCTTTGTGCTTCGAGGCATTCAACGtgtcagacatctggttcccatcaccaccactgtgagcaattctgactcaatTTCAGAGAATTTTAGGTCAAACCACTAACTGATgagaccacacacacagacacacacacacacacacacacacacacacacacacagaatccaGTTACACAATCCAGACAATTCATCAAGCATTTCCTTTAAGTCTAAACACACAGACTTGGCTACACGGCAGACAAGTCAGGGAGTGcaaagttgttttgttttttttcttatctgAGTAAAGATGCTAGGCAAACATGCAATGGCACGCAAATTCAGATGGGAAAAGTGCTGTGTGCACGGATAACAATTGGGCTATAACTCAGAGAAAATAAATGTCGAAACTGAGCGGTGAAGTTTTGACTACTTCCAACATTTACAGTCCAGTTTCCTTATGGCAGCCAGCCTACGTGAGAAAATGATAAGCACAGAATGCTTAGTCATTAAGTATTTAACAGCATAAGAACAgagtatttattgttttattaaatatatagttTATACCTGATGCTGCTATTTGAACTAAGAAACAGATCATCTTCCAATCCGTCTGAATTTCGCCACCGATCTAACACCATTATAGCTAGGCACAGGTCAAGGTTAGAGAAGTTGGTGTTCTCTGTAACAAAATAAGTCCCAAGAATAGCCTCACCCAGAACTTGCgtggcttcaaaaaataaaaaaataaaaaggcaagTCTTTGGCATGTGGGTGGGCCCATAGCAGAAATCCCACTCCTCCAACTTTACTAACTAACTTTAGCTTGAGGAGAATgctctaggccttcagagagggtctaatgatttctgagagaaattatatatatgCTTGTTTTTAAACTCTACAAGTCTTACAACACTACTTTTATTTCCTTGTTTtggttaaaaacaaaatgtcaagTTCTTGAAACTTCCAGCGGAAATTTGGCCAGTCAGGAGTTGTTTTCTCCAGGGTATCTAGGTAGATGTAGCTAAGTGAGCTCTCCCTTTGGTGagggcttcaggagctgaagagaaggcctaatgtgtTAGATTAAATCACGCTTTGATTTCCAATAGGGAGTACCAACTTCATGAGTCACTCTAGACCATGGATGTCCTATCTTATCTGTAAAGGGCTtgtgtgtggctgcaggttttcatccTACCAATGCAGGAGAGCACACGATTAAAGGTTTAAAGAGTGAGAcgaactgattaaacaagtggagtCAGATGGAGCTCCAGCTCGTTTGAAAGAAAACCAGCAGCCGCAGCAGGCCTTTGCGGAGAAGATTGGACATCCCTGCTCtagaccttctggaagtcctagacaTGTCACTGACTGAAtacgagcagcagcagcagctctataccGGGACTCCCTACTACAAAAGTTACTGTGAAACCACTACAAGCTATATGCTAATATATCTCTCACATGCTTCAAGTTTTGACCTTTATGGCCCAATTAGAAGGCTTAGCTCTAGCAGTCACCATTGGCTATGGCTTTGTTTTCATCACCAACAGTGGACCGAGCAGACAGGGTCCGGCTCATTTCTCAAATGGGTCAGGTTCAAATTTCATGTTGGGGTTTTCTTACAGTGTTTTCATAAAGTGTGAGTAAACTGCAGCTTTGTCTGTACACAATGGTCTATTCAAAAGGTACAGTGTGAGTCATGAAAGAACAAGATATTTCTAATATCACATTCAACTACAACTCAGCCTGCCAAAATGATTTCAACAAGACATAAAACCCAAAATGTGAGCTCCTCGGATACATTAGCCTTGGTATAGAGACTTGGTGTAGAGAGCTGTTGAAAGAGTACAATGaagatcaaaactatgaaacatactttactttcagatGTACAAAAGCACTTCTCTGATGAGGAACAAAACCATGCTACATGATCCAAGATAACTAAAATAACATGGCTAGCAAATGCTTGTCATCACAAATCAGCAAAATTTTAAAGATTTAATCATTAAGTTGCATTTAACTCCTTTACACTAACAAAATTTTTATTCCAATTAGATTACTCAGTACggtaataagtaataaaaaaagTATAGTGTCTAAAAAAGGTATCCAGGCATCTCTAGTtttcaacaaagaaaacattgagGTTTATCAAATATTTGGTCCATTTAATAAGCTAAAGCGGTGCTCCACCCCAAAACCGCCACCACTTAGTGCAAACAGCACAAAGCCCTAGTCATGTTCAGCAGTTCAGACAGAGTTACACTATATACAGCAGAATCCTATTTAATGCACAATAGCATGTTGGTTAGACATCATTACAAAATATACCTTGCAGTAACGATATTGCAAAATAACATGCAAATGCAACCTCACTAACCAGTGTTTTGATAAATAGtgacaacaaacaaataacttTGAACAGACTTTTTGTTACAATTTATAaggtacatatcagccaagcctgatgaccaacacaggttaaagaaaatggaggactgtgtaaaagacgtgaaaggctggatgtcacgcaacttcctcctattaaacagtaacaaaacagagcttctccttctgggtccaaaattagcaagaagtaaatcaccagatttaatcttaaatctcgccgactttccagccgcacctggactagcagcaaaaaatctcggcgttataatagattcagatttatcattcaatcaacacacaggcggcatcactacgacagcttttctacatcttcgcaacatcgccaagatcagaaatgccctgtccctgcgtgatgcagaaacactagtacatgcctttattacttccaggctagactactgtaatgcgctactgtcaggatgtacgagcaggaatttaaacaaactccaactagtccaaaacgccgcagccagggtcctcactaaaactagaaaatttgagcatattagtccagtgctatcatcacttcattggctgcctattaaattccgtattgattataaaatccttttactgacttataaagccctacatggtgttgcccctgaatacctgcaagaccttatttctcattatgagccatcacgaccactcagatcccagagcgctggcttattaatagtccccagaattcagaaggttctgggggaagagctttttcttataaagcccccaaactctggaatgatcttccagaaactgttcaggactcagacacagtctcaatctttaagactaggctgaaaactcacttgttcggtttagcttttggtaggtaatgttcccccttaggtaaaggcagcagatccaggggtccatggacacagggaattatagtaaactgagacgctggtgctgtcgtcccgcacGCGGTCagaagtttgtggacggtggagtggagggatgccgaactgtttcggagtgctgccgtgtctgtgtccttctggttctctccttttagttaagctgtcatagtcagatctgccggagtcgttagccacactctgtaaatgtttacattccctgtttatgtacaaacggatagaacaaaactaatcccatttacctgctttttttccgagtatacaaccgcccacatgtccggctggacactgaaggacgactgactgctgagcccccctgctacccacttcagaccagctgcccacgcctcagctaccaccaaccaccttggatgagctgcccaccctaccctgttgttctcatagactcctagatattcctaatatcaatattactgctgataatattagtagtataatcacttgtaggtagtttgaccagaggaggatgggtcccccctggtgagcctggttcctcccaaggtttcttcctcagttctgaggggttttttccttgccactgttgcccctggcttgcccactggggggtttctgtacagtctgtacattctttcagtcctgtggaaacttagtcttttctgaaatcctgtaaagctgctttgtgacaacatccgttgtaaaaagcgctatacaaataaatttgatttgatttgattaggtCACAGTGTTCAAGCTAGAACCATAAAACACTGCAGGATTGTAGAACCTACATGGAAATGATGCTTCTGCGACCAATTATGTACAAATTTTTGTACAGCATCAATTCAAACATGACTTTTTTCCTAAGGAAAATGAAAGGTGGCATGTTGAAAAATTTCAAATCCAAATACCACTAATGATGCCATAAAGGACACCTTTCACATTGCCCCTTGGAGACTTTAAATACTAGGGATACAATAGCAACgatctagcaacaccttagcaaccacctgggataccatagcaatagcctatcaacaccttagcaaccacctggaatagcaCAGCAATGACGTTGAAAAGCCTTAGCAATCCTTTGGGATAGCACGACTTAGTatcactttagcaaccaccttggatagcATAAGCATGACTTAGCAaagccttagcaaccacctgagacagTATAGCAACAATTTAGCACTTACCTAGCTTAGCATAACAATTACTCAGCAAAGCCTTAGCAATGACCTAGGATAATACAGCAGCAACACTTAACAACGActtggcaacaccttagcaaccacataagGTAGCATAGTAACAAGTTAGCAAAGTGTaaacaaccacctgagatagcATAGCAATGACTTACCAAAACCTTAGCAAACATAACATAGCAAcctcttagcaaccacctgggatttcacagcaacaccttagcaaccatctgggatttcatagcaaattcattttcattcacaaACCTTCCCCTGTTGTCACAGCTACTACTGTTTGCACTGTTCTGCCAACATCTCACTGCTGAACATGtccagtgtgtgtgagaaacaCGCCACCTTCCAGAATGACCGTAACCAGGTGTCCGTTTGTGGTGAACAGGGATCATGGTGGACGGTGTCAGAGCAGCCCTGGTGGGGGCCTAGATCACTCCAGCCTGTACCTTTTCTTCCTTATATCGGGAGGGTACCTGAGGGGGGATGACGTAGTCAGCCACATCCCAAATCCGCAAGCCCAGGTCAGAAGTGTTGGTCAGAGCGATGCCCTTAACTTTGGTGGTGACCGAGCTGATGACAGAGTCCGTGTCCTGGTAGCCTTTCTTCAGAACACAAACATACCTGCAGACGTGGGGACAAGAAAAGCCTTTCGGTGGTCTTGTTTAGCGTACAGGATCACCAATAGCTTGGTGAAAACTGAAACTGACCCATCCTTATACATaccagtgtgtcatacagtgtcacaaaccacataagcaagtctattagagattactgaACATCTCACCACAATTTGAGACTAGTTTGTGAGGATTTatgcatgcagttagcaccatgctagtTAGCTATAAGCTTATACTGCTTATAAGGTATAGGCCCACTAGCCTCgcagctccagtacaaaacatCCAGGCTAATTATCACTTTAAATTTACATAACACAAAAAGCACCAGGCACAAAATCCATATTTGACCATATAGCGCTGCTCTAAACTTCATCAAGCTTATAATACGAAAGGTTTTCTGTGAGAAACACAAGCTAATCTAACTTAAATCTAACTGAGCTACAAAAATAGTTACCAATTCAAAGCAGAGGAAATGGTGGTGGATGCTATAAGGCCACAAGATGAAGACTTGAGAGTGAACCGTGTACTAGGAGTCAAAAATAAACCAATGTGGTAAAATTTTGGAGGCGGtttgaaaagcaaaaaaggaaGCCTAAAACTTGGAAAGGACTGATGAAAGTATTTTTTACTCCAAAAACTTTCAAGGgttgaatattttcattttgtcacagCCAAATGAAGTTGCCACCAGGACGTTTATAGCTGGTGTTCAGGCTGTTCCATGGACATTCAGGCTGTTCCATGGACATTCAATGAGACACTTAAGTCTCACACTAGAAGATGAAGCCTGTGTTGGACTCCTTTTACTTTTGACTTTAGACTTACTATTTTAAACCCATGGCttcactttcagtttcattATTCATCGTTCACTTTTACTTGAGCCACACAAATTTTACTTGGAATTTTACTCGGCTTCCTTTTTCAACCTGGTAATTTAAGTACAATGACCAGTGTTGAGTGGAACACCCTAAAAagaaaggggaactccactgattctaaaaaaaattaacggttgcgatgtaaacagagtcgttcagaggggtttggcgtgaaatgctccgttctagagaaaccgaTCAGTTCAGAGTCAGAaacgttcacagtggtggtgataggaaccagacgtccacctctaaaagctccctcacagtcATCACATAGATTAGTtatatgaatacactgcctggaGTCTGACACAATGTcttttgagataaagttttggcttaaaatgtgttttaatccatttgtggCGGAGCGGTGCATGAAGGGCGTTGTGAGGCAAAGTAGGCCgcaaacaaattttttttttccctctcagattttctgttactttaccatcatcagcgtcacatataaacactcaagttaagtgatattttttttatcccacaaacggggaaattccacctccacatttaacccatccatgaagtgaaacaccccatgcacgcacacacacacacacacactagggggcagtgagcagccctatccacggcgcccggggaggagttgggggttaggtgtcttgctcaaggacacctcaatcatggactgccggcgctggggatcgaaccggcaaccttccggtcacggggccagttccctaacctccagttaGACTGCCGTGCAGGTTacctggtggttttggacagtaaataaaacgcctatatttgtgttgtatcacgaaccatttcacaccttaccactcggaatgactttgcCTTTCCACGACTGATCtggaaatttagaaaaatcagtggaattcctcttgaAGTAAAAGCCCCCAAAAGGCCAGAAGTAGCTTCTTACTAAAATATCTCGGTACTGGAGCTATCAGCACAGGAAATGGACCTTGTTCTGGAGCCCTGTCCTTCTGTTTTTAGGATATTTTTTGGCCTAAACTAAAAAGCTAAAACCCCAAATCAGACGTGGGTTACAGTAAAGCAGTCCAGGAGCGGAACCAAccacaagagaaagaaaataaacacaggaaAAAGGGGAAAGGAGCTAAATGTGAGGGGCTCAAATGGATCTGAGGAAAAGGCAGAAGACTCTCCTCACTAAAATATGCTGGAGTGGCAGTAGCTGATAAAAAGGTGGTGTGTTTCCAGTTAATGATTCACACCTACTTACCCAACGATATAAGCTATGACCAGAGCCTGACAGAGCCGGTTCAGAGCCCCCACTGCTTTACTCCTTATCACCAGACTCTTCGCTGTGGAGTAGCCAAAGAAGCACCGCGTGAAGGAAACACAGCAGCCCTCATCAGACGACATGGTCCAACATTCAGTCTGTCCTTGCTCAGTTACAGCGGCTCCATTTCTGCTGTCTCCGTCCCAGGACTGTCACACGGCTAGTGAGACATTAACGAGTGTCTTTCTGTCCTTCACTTCCCATAAAAACACACCTACGCAGGAGGAAACGCTGACCGGGGCATCTGGACAGCGTTAGCATTACTGCCAAAGCCACATTTATCAGGAggaactccacccattttcAAAAGACGCACGTAattaagtggttgagatgtaaacaaagtcattcggagtggtttcgTGTGAACTGCTCAGTTCTACATAAACGTACTGGGTTCGAatcgctcacagtggtggtgataggaaccagacgtccacctcctctaaatgctccctcacagaatgtcAATAGAGTTTTGCGAGAAaggtttggcctaaaacgtcgtgtgaatgaatgtgttttaatcCGCGCACggcggagggatacatgcagggtgctgtgaggcaaaatagtccccaaagaaaatttttttttttccagatttttcactattttagtgaatataaagctcagaagactcgtgtaggttcactggtggttttggacagtaaataaaatggctatatttgtgttgtagtcatggtgacccctggttcctatcaccgccactgtgaagtAATCTCTACAATGAAATTTAGACTGTGAAGAGTCTCTACAGTGAAGCATTTCACGCCAAACAactatgaatgactttgtttacattctgaattacatcaaaaatgttcaaaattggtggaattcccctttaatgtgaAAGTGCAGTAAACACAGTAGCATGCTAAAtggtcaaacacacacacacaaaaatgcacatttaagtTTGGTGATATTACAGTAAAGGCACTCGATGGATTGGGATTCGAACTGCTACACTAAAACTTAtagttaaaggagaattccaccaacgTCTCAACATTCCCGTATAATTCAATGgtgcagatgtaaacaaagtaacgcagagtgttttggtgtgaaatgcactaTTCAAGAGAAACATGGTGgctgagatttctttacagtggtggtgataggaaccaggggtcacaatgtctacaaagTGAATACAGTCAGTATTGTGTGATACTGAAGTGGCGGTAAATCTGGgtggaaaaaagttttctttggctTACTCACCACTGCGAATGCattaaaaatagcattttagGCCAACACctttttttcataaaacaaaGCCTAAGGCAACAGTCAGCCTATTCATAACCGTGTAATTTAATGGATTTCAGTGAGGGAGCGTTTTAGAGGCTTTGAACCTTtcagacgtccggttcctatcaacaccactatCAACACATTACAGTCTCTCTATACTGGTGTAGTGTAGCGgataacacctttgccttctacgctgtaggctCTGGTTTAATTCCccagagtccttgggcaagactcccaacactaccttcacctacccgTGTTAACATCAAATTATAAGTCACTCCggata
It includes:
- the p2rx4a gene encoding P2X purinoceptor 4a isoform X1, with translation MSSDEGCCVSFTRCFFGYSTAKSLVIRSKAVGALNRLCQALVIAYIVGYVCVLKKGYQDTDSVISSVTTKVKGIALTNTSDLGLRIWDVADYVIPPQVPSRYKEEKEENSFFVLTNLNITPNQTASRCAENPGPESSCSSDHDCKKGFHDSRLGGVRTGRCVNFSETNKTCEVLAWCPLEKSGEPPDPPMLAEAENFTVLIKNSIRYPKFNFNKRNILPHINSTYLSQCIFNNVTDPDCPIFRLRDIVAMAGEDFLTMAVHGGVMGVQIRWDCNLDIAESWCIPLYSFRRLDNKDPENNVAPGYNFRFAKYYKNRDGEEMRTLIKGYGIRFDIMVFGKAGKFHVVPTLLNIGAGLGLMGLVTVVCDWFVLFVMTKRHLYREHKYSYVDDYVLVSNEVP
- the p2rx4a gene encoding P2X purinoceptor 4a isoform X2, with translation MSSDEGCCVSFTRCFFGYSTAKSLVIRSKAVGALNRLCQALVIAYIVGYVCVLKKGYQDTDSVISSVTTKVKGIALTNTSDLGLRIWDVADYVIPPQEENSFFVLTNLNITPNQTASRCAENPGPESSCSSDHDCKKGFHDSRLGGVRTGRCVNFSETNKTCEVLAWCPLEKSGEPPDPPMLAEAENFTVLIKNSIRYPKFNFNKRNILPHINSTYLSQCIFNNVTDPDCPIFRLRDIVAMAGEDFLTMAVHGGVMGVQIRWDCNLDIAESWCIPLYSFRRLDNKDPENNVAPGYNFRFAKYYKNRDGEEMRTLIKGYGIRFDIMVFGKAGKFHVVPTLLNIGAGLGLMGLVTVVCDWFVLFVMTKRHLYREHKYSYVDDYVLVSNEVP